Proteins co-encoded in one Lineus longissimus chromosome 11, tnLinLong1.2, whole genome shotgun sequence genomic window:
- the LOC135495790 gene encoding zinc finger protein 260-like — translation MDEPQEEGIQPSIVPPSRPSAKVCQQELHPDWNNARDPSGDVYYYNNKTNQTQWNPPIEKIAANLAEVPILTIFVPLQTASTGHLNFCEKVTGRQESADGEYHPKDAKAASISEQQQTSIGMIPSLLDSLENVPAPVVVSRTESNPVACLRADKSPSEPITGIRTTPEKRHTSHPITSKPFLTSARFQCLRCSQSFPHKHGLDKDSCISGACPYTCEDCNQSFSLEEELQQHLVYCGLYNPNDHALKGVYICKSCSKSFTEEEHYRAHVLYCGLHKPIDFVASAAINDSDDSATKNKCLDIINVASSEKFILTANKLKDVLLPQHEIGHQNDSKPIPHKNGFQCPYCKKVISLIIHIRSHTGERPYACSQCNKTYAERGILNRHVRLVHKREKANTSSGDRFVRSAHKDNEVIRTTEEKCSSAKNCYICESCNKPFSAKEEFQQHVLNCGIHEPNGGKVSDAKNENKDVAKKEIVVMTEEQFKDAFSPGHKKDPLNDVHLIPQKNGFKCPYCEKVSAQKTRMVIHIRSHTGERPYACSRCNKRYAERSKLNRHMRVIHNGDLPTPCSGERFIVVSAS, via the exons ATGGATGAGCCACAGGAAGAGGGCATTCAGCCATCCATCGTTCCTCCATCACGCCCCAGCGCAAAAGTCTGCCAGCAAGAACTCCATCCTGACTGGAATAACGCCAGAGATCCTTCAGGGGACGTTTACTACTacaacaataaaacaaa TCAAACCCAGTGGAATCCACCAATTGAGAAAATTGCTGCCAACTTGGCTGAAGTTCCAATCCTGACAATTTTTGTACCCCTACAAACAGCCAGCACTGGTCATTTAAACTTTTGTGAG AAAGTGACTGGACGTCAAGAGTCAGCTGATGGGGAGTATCATCCAAAAGATGCTAAGGCTGCCTCTATTTCAGAGCAACAGCAGACATCAATAGGAATGATTCCATCTCTCTTGGATAGTTTGGAAAATGTACCTGCTCCAGTGGTTGTTAGTAGGACAGAGTCGAATCCTGTGGCTTGTTTACGTGCAGACAAATCACCGTCGGAACCTATAACTGGGATTCGAACAACACCAGAGAAACGGCACACCTCCCATCCAATAACTTCAAAGCCTTTTCTGACCAGTGCCAGATTTCAGTGTCTTCGATGTAGTCAGTCATTCCCTCACAAACACGGCTTAGACAAAGACAGTTGTATCAGTGGTGCCTGTCCTTATACATGTGAAGATTGCAATCAATCCTTTTCTTTGGAGGAAGAACTTCAGCAGCATCTTGTGTACTGTGGGCTTTATAATCCTAATGATCATGCCTTGAAGGGGGTTTACATTTGTAAAAGTTGTAGCAAATCATTTACCGAGGAGGAACATTACAGGGCACATGTTCTGTACTGTGGACTTCATAAGCCAATTGACTTTGTAGCTTCTGCTGCGATAAATGATAGTGACGATTCTGCCACAAAAAATAAATGCCTCGATATCATTAATGTTGCAAGCAGTGAAAAATTCATCTTGACAGCTAATAAGTTAAAGGATGTGCTTTTACCGCAACATGAAATTGGCCATCAGAATGACAGCAAACCAATCCCTCATAAGAATGGGTTCCAATGTCCATATTGTAAAAAAGTGATTTCTCTGATCATTCATATTCGAAGTCATACAGGAGAGAGACCATATGCATGCAGTCAGTGCAACAAAACGTATGCTGAGAGAGGGATATTGAACAGGCATGTTCGACTTGTTCATAAAAGAGAAAAAGCAAATACAAGTTCTGGGGATAGGTTTGTGAGGTCTGCTCATAAAGATAATGAAGTGATCCGCACTACTGAGGAAAAATGTTCTTCAGCGAAAAATTGTTACATCTGTGAAAGTTGTAACAAGCCGTTCTCTGCGAAAGAAGAATTTCAGCAGCATGTTCTGAACTGTGGCATTCATGAACCCAATGGTGGAAAAGTTTCAGatgcgaaaaatgaaaataaagatgtCGCAAAAAAGGAAATAGTAGTGATGACAGAAGAACAGTTTAAGGATGCGTTTTCACCAGGGCATAAAAAAGACCCTCTGAATGATGTGCATTTGATTCCTCAAAAGAATGGGTTTAAATGTCCATATTGTGAAAAAGTGTCTGCTCAGAAAACGAGAATGGTCATTCATATTCGAAGTCACACTGGAGAAAGACCATATGCATGTAGTCGATGCAACAAAAGATATGCTGAAAGATCAAAATTGAACAGACATATGCGAGTTATTCATAATGGAGATTTGCCAACTCCATGCTCCGGGGAAAGGTTTATCGTTGTGTCTGCTAGTTAA
- the LOC135496327 gene encoding zinc finger protein 665-like: protein MADICDIKDKPNGDKDLPPPPPSRPQTDVCDKDLPPDWRYARDAAGDVYYYNTITKKTQWHPPTWPGSGKVSPVDNMDKVKEKDVAGSASATESPTVDESSPEPGILSVQVLSVGSVVCTLGEKHLTDDPVPMELILNELVSSKALTSGGVPLMESGHGESPVQDSEKNQPKCTSDELPVPKDCEVPFQGGNHDGSEVSFQEDNSELSFRGDDSKVPSQEDNESSSNEKPRVSSQEYRGGTFNCAGCGEVFSSESEVNGHVCRPKKKTEGLFQCEICHKIYRWKKDLKLHEASALKEGRLVCSVCNQAFCTRRDLTRHERIHADKMKPGDHKCENCGKVYRWKKDLVIHMTTARSQDPVACSVCDKPFCTKNDLAKHFRGHVLPEKLAASASTSITAPLKIRRITPRPVMITRAGSASSAAVAMTPAMLTSAGHVEGPAQESGEEDAMEVTLNCSQCDKVFSSDSELTAHVRSRHKKKTEGPNQCQTCGKIYRWKKDLMIHISNSEAPLKCSFCDKSFCMKVDLDRHLPRQHPEVTPFKCTTCDKAFSRRYALNNHVRTGCGKNKTFKCSECGKAFLSQRLLDVHAYRHRGEKPYKCSFCEKVFGTRAHVNMHERIHTGEKPYQCATCGKCFTSNGELKLHTRVHTGEKPYVCTYCPKAFSGNSRLHLHIRSIHTHEKNYLCSFCAKAFVSSAQMKKHMRVHTGEKPYKCSHCDKWFSQQSARKTHEYIHTGERPFVCPRCKKSWTQKGMLTSHLRTCNSTFEKDTCKKVFSPLLSTFQDDEHTV from the exons ATG GCTGATATCTGCGATATCAAGGACAAACCCAACGGGGATAAGGACTTGCCTCCTCCTCCCCCATCCCGCCCTCAGACTGATGTATGTGACAAGGACCTCCCTCCTGACTGGAGGTATGCAAGGGATGCCGCTGGTGATGTTTATTACTACAACACTATCACAAA GAAAACCCAGTGGCACCCACCGACCTGGCCCGGGTCGGGCAAAGTTTCTCCTGTAGACAACATGGACAAGGTAAAAGAAAAGGATGTCGCCGGGTCAGCCTCTGCAACGGAGTCGCCTACCGTTGATGAAAGTAGCCCTGAGCCTGGTATACTGTCGGTCCAAGTATTGTCTGTAGGCTCAGTGGTGTGTACGCTTGGTGAAAAGCATTTGACAGACGATCCTGTGCCCATGGAGCTCATTCTCAATGAGTTAGTGTCTTCGAAAGCATTGACATCTGGTGGTGTCCCTCTCATGGAATCAGGGCATGGTGAGTCTCCCGTGCAGGACAGTGAGAAGAATCAACCTAAATGTACGAGTGATGAGCTGCCTGTTCCAAAAGATTGTGAAGTGCCTTTCCAAGGAGGCAACCATGATGGAAGTGAGGTATCTTTCCAAGAAGACAATAGTGAGTTATCGTTCCGAGGAGACGATAGTAAGGTACCTTCTCAGGAAGATAACGAGTCGTCGTCGAATGAAAAACCCCGCGTCAGTAGTCAGGAGTATAGAGGAGGAACATTTAACTGTGCAGGCTGTGGGGAAGTTTTCTCGAGCGAAAGTGAAGTGAACGGCCATGTCTGTAGACccaagaaaaaaacagaaggcCTCTTCCAATGTGAAATCTGTCATAAAATTTATCGCTGGAAAAAGGATTTGAAATTACATGAAGCCAGTGCCCTGAAAGAAGGGCGGTTGGTTTGTTCTGTGTGCAATCAGGCATTCTGCACACGGCGTGATTTGACTCGCCACGAGCGTATTCATGCTGATAAGATGAAGCCGGGCGACCATAAATGTGAAAATTGTGGAAAGGTTTACCGATGGAAAAAGGACTTGGTAATACATATGACGACTGCGCGTAGTCAAGATCCAGTTGCATGTTCTGTGTGTGACAAGCCATTCTGCACAAAGAATGATTTGGCAAAACACTTTCGTGGACATGTACTGCCTGAAAAATTGGCTGCATCTGCATCAACTTCTATAACTGCGCcattgaaaattcgaagaatTACACCGAGACCAGTGATGATTACGCGTGCGGGGTCTGCATCTTCTGCTGCTGTCGCTATGACGCCTGCCATGCTCACCTCAGCTGGGCACGTCGAGGGGCCTGCCCAGGAATCTGGTGAAGAAGACGCCATGGAGGTGACACTGAACTGTTCTCAGTGCGATAAAGTGTTCTCCAGTGACAGTGAACTGACTGCACATGTCCGTTCTCGTCATAAGAAAAAGACAGAGGGTCCAAACCAATGTCAGACGTGTGGAAAAATTTACAGATGGAAGAAGGACTTGATGATACATATTTCTAATAGTGAAGCACCTTTGAAATGTTCCTTTTGTGATAAGTCATTCTGTATGAAGGTGGACTTAGATCGGCACCTTCCCCGACAGCATCCAGAGGTGACCCCTTTCAAGTGTACCACCTGTGACAAAGCGTTTTCTCGCAGGTACGCCTTGAATAACCACGTCCGTACAGGATGtggcaaaaataaaacattcaaGTGCTCAGAATGTGGTAAAGCATTCCTTTCCCAGCGCTTATTGGATGTGCACGCTTACAGACACCGTGGTGAAAAACCGTACAAGTGTTCCTTTTGCGAGAAAGTGTTTGGCACGAGAGCACACGTGAATATGCATGAGCGAATTCACACCGGTGAAAAGCCATACCAGTGTGCAACATGTGGAAAGTGCTTTACGAGTAATGGCGAGTTGAAGTTACACACACGTGttcacactggtgaaaaaccatacGTTTGCACCTACTGTCCAAAGGCATTTAGCGGCAATTCCAGATTGCATCTACACATACGTAGCATCCACACACACGAGAAAAATTATTTGTGTTCTTTTTGTGCGAAAGCATTCGTTTCGAGCGCCCAAATGAAAAAACACATGCGTGTTCACACTGGGGAAAAGCCATATAAATGTTCTCATTGCGACAAGTGGTTTTCGCAGCAGTCCGCGCGGAAAACGCATGAATATATCCACACTGGGGAAAGGCCGTTTGTTTGTCCTCGGTGCAAAAAATCATGGACACAAAAGGGGATGTTGACTTCGCACCTACGTACCTGTAATAGTACTTTTGAGAAAGATACATGTAAAAAGGTATTCAGCCCACTGCTGTCTACTTTTCAGGATGATGAACATACTGTGTAG
- the LOC135495524 gene encoding guanine deaminase-like, with protein sequence MGDEATAVPDDLCCFRGPFIHSTKLDPLVISEDKLLGISKGKIIFIEDGANEDSVRRRYNIDDDAIRVLSQGQVIIPGFIDTHIHASQYTYAGTNLDLGLLDWLEKYTFPTEALYKDLHFAKKHYQKVVERVLSHGTTTASYFATIHVDATLALCDIIDKCGQRAYVGKVNMDQNSPKYYSEETRQSADDTEEFIKRVLEKSYKTITPIITPRFAPSCSRGLMEKLGDLAEKYDLPIQSHLSESRKECAWIKQLYPDSRDYTSVYHECKLLTKKTIMAHSIYLSDEELGLIKAQGVGVSHCPNSNLSIRSGLLDVRRLLDRGIKVGLGTDLAGGYHPSIMNAIQTAVHVANTLSISHHGDEYNNIDFREAFRLATLGGAEVMGLENKIGNFEIGKEFDALVIGWEMKRGPFEVFDHESLLDAFQKFLFLGDDRNIREVFVAGKQLVVKPEDTIT encoded by the exons GAATATCAAAGGGAAAG ATTATTTTCATCGAAGATGGCGCCAATGAAGACAGTGTTCGCCGACGATATAACATCGATGATGACGCCATTCGCGTACTCTCGCAAGG TCAAGTGATCATCCCCGGTTTTATCGACACGCACATCCATGCCTCCCAGTACACATACGCTGGGACCAACCTGGACCTGGGGCTCCTCGACTGGCTGGAGAAATATACCTTCCCAACGGAGGCGCTCTACAAGGACCTACATTTTGCTAAAAAGCATTACCAAAAGGTTGTG GAGCGTGTCCTTAGCCATGGAACAACAACGGCAAGCTATTTTGCCACGATCCATGTAGACGCCACACTCGCCTTGTGCGACATCATCG ATAAGTGTGGACAGAGAGCTTATGTCGGCAAAGTGAACATGGATCAAAACAGTCCGAAGTATTACAGCGAAGAGACCAGACAGTCCGCTGACGACACCGAAGAATTCATCAAAAGAGTGTTGGAGAAAAGT TATAAAACAATCACCCCGATTATAACGCCCCGGTTTGCACCGTCTTGTAGCCGAGGCCTTATGGAGAAGTTGGGAGATCTTGCTGAAAAATATGATCTGCCAATTCAG AGCCATCTTAGCGAATCAAGGAAGGAATGTGCTTGGATAAAACAGCTGTACCCGGATTCACGTGATTATACGAGTGTCTATCACGAATGCAAATTACTAACAAAAAAG ACTATCATGGCGCATAGCATTTATTTAAGCGACGAGGAGCTGGGCCTGATCAAAGCACAAGGGGTAGGCGTTTCGCACTGTCCAAATTCTAATCTGAG CATAAGGAGTGGTTTGCTCGATGTTCGCCGGCTGCTTGACAGAGGAATCAAGGTCGGACTGGGAACAG ACTTGGCAGGAGGTTACCACCCGTCCATTATGAACGCCATCCAGACAGCAGTCCATGTAGCGAACACCCTCAGCATCAGTCACCATGGTGACGAATATAATAATATTGACTTCCGGGAGGCTTTCCGATTAGCTACGCTAGGCGGCGCCGAAG TCATGGGTCTGGAGAACAAAATCGGTAACTTTGAAATCGGCAAGGAATTTGATGCTCTGGTCATTGGGTGGGAAATGAAGAGAGGCCCTTTCGAGGTCTTTGATCACGAATCCCTCCTGGATGCATTCCAAAAGTTTCTATTCTTAG GGGATGACAGGAACATTCGAGAGGTTTTCGTAGCCGGAAAACAGCTGGTTGTAAAACCTGAGGACACAATAACTTGA